A single Stigmatopora argus isolate UIUO_Sarg chromosome 7, RoL_Sarg_1.0, whole genome shotgun sequence DNA region contains:
- the LOC144078108 gene encoding lipopolysaccharide-induced tumor necrosis factor-alpha factor homolog: protein MEPPTYNEATLPRCVASVGEHDDCPPPSYYASIAQSSDPPPYQETNPHPVLMPDLLSIPHNSPVSVHLTPLDAVVSQPQAGETATIGNLLTSPGSVQCPHCQKDVETKIKHIPAKGAFALCCVMAFSGLVCGFCLIPFMFPDFWDVHHYCPDCGKHLHVHHKS, encoded by the exons ATGGAACCTCCGACTTATAATGAAGCTACACTTCCGCGTTGTGTTGCATCTGTAGGAGAACATGACGATTGCCCTCCACCTTCTTATTACGCTTCCATTGCCCAATCTTCAGACCCACCTCCCTATCAAGAGACCA ATCCCCATCCTGTGTTGATGCCAGACCTCCTCAGTATTCCGCACAACTCTCCGGTCAGCGTTCATCTAACCCCACTGG atgcAGTCGTGTCCCAGCCCCAAGCAGGAGAAACGGCAACAATTGGCAACTTGCTCACTTCCCCGGGCAGTGTCCAGTGTCCTCACTGCCAGAAGGACGTcgaaacaaaaatcaaacataTTCCCGCAAAGGGTGCATTCGCCCTGTGTTGTGTCATGGCTTTTTCTGG ATTGGTTTGCGGCTTCTGCCTGATTCCTTTCATGTTTCCAGACTTTTGGGATGTTCATCACTACTGTCCTGATTGTGGAAAACATCTGCACGTACATCATAAATCTTGA
- the LOC144077227 gene encoding protein disulfide-isomerase, with protein sequence MTTPLVLLAMAAFFLTANGQETKSASGKGGVLQLTRANFNRALRTHKQLLVHFYAPLSADGHHLSEVFQKAAVDLQDFDVKLATVDVAKDKELAKELNATTPPNIRLYLFGNKINFIPCPVPQSSASIVTWLKRRAGSALDLITDLSQSVNSEEELRVIGYFKELDSEYVRVFYSAAVSLPDVSFGLTQDEDVIGKYDVTPNVVLLLKQWTLIKVFKMTPETSKEDLLTLVSVYQMNLVTEYSGKTANQILSSPVLNHAILFVNKSSTDFHEVHAAFSAAAEDFRMKILFVLMDVSELRNGRMMEYFRVRAYEAPLVRLVNLTNHVTYQLPSAVLDVNSIQAFCQNYLEGKAKPKMQSEPIPEGWDKRPVKELVGSIFEEVAFNPNRTVFVLFYVPYNPESHVVFPLWEELAEAFKDRDDIVVARIDAMANDINMSVQSSYPAFCLFPALHAERAVFYTGKRNLKALLAFVHEEMEKAAIVRVKEDDDRKKYVEAMKAEKEKTERNTTKDEL encoded by the exons ATGACAACACCATTGGTGCTCCTGGCAATGGCCGCCTTCTTCCTCACGGCTAACGGGCAGGAGACCAAATCGGCCTCGGGGAAGGGCGGCGTGTTACAGCTAACGAGGGCAAATTTCAACAGAGCTTTAAGGACCCACAAGCAGCTACTGGTGCACTTCT ATGCTCCGCTGTCAGCAGATGGCCATCATTTATCAGAAGTGTTTCAAAAAGCCGCCGTCGATCTCCAGGATTTCGATGTCAAGCTGGCGACGGTGGACGTAGCAAAAGACAAAGAACTAGCCAAAGAACTTAATGCAACCACACCACCAAACATCAGGCTGTACctatttggaaataaaataaacttcaTACCTTGCCCTG TTCCTCAGAGCTCCGCCTCCATTGTTACGTGGTTGAAAAGGAGGGCGGGGTCTGCCCTTGACCTCATTACCGATCTCAGCCAGTCGGTGAATTCGGAGGAGGAGCTTCGGGTGATCGGATATTTTAAG GAGCTGGACAGCGAATATGTACGAGTGTTTTACTCAGCTGCAGTCAGCCTACCAGACGTCAGCTTTGGTTTGACGCAAGATGAAGATGTCATCGGTAAATATGACGTCACCCCAAATGTGGTCCTGCTTCTCAAACAG TGGACGCTGATCaaggtttttaaaatgacacctgAGACGTCAAAAGAGGACCTGTTGACTTTAGTTAGCGTCTACCAGATGAACCTTGTCACAGAATATTCCGGAAAG ACGGCCAATCAGATTCTGTCATCGCCTGTCCTGAACCACGCCATCCTTTTTGTTAACAAAAGCTCGACGGATTTCCACGAGGTGCACGCTGCCTTCAGCGCAGCTGCCGAGGACTTCAGGATGAAG ATTCTATTCGTACTGATGGATGTATCAGAATTGCGCAACGGCCGCATGATGGAATACTTTCGCGTGCGGGCCTACGAGGCTCCTCTGGTGCGATTGGTCAACCTCACCAACCACGTGACCTATCAGCTGCCCTCGGCCGTGCTGGATGTCAACTCCATCCAGGCATTCTGTCAAAACTACCTGGAGGGCAAGGCCAAG CCCAAGATGCAGAGCGAACCAATACCAGAAGGATGGGATAAACGTCCGGTGAAGGAACTGGTTGGAAGCATTTTTGAGGAGGTCGCCTTCAACCCTAACAGGACtgtgtttgtcttgtttt ATGTTCCGTACAATCCAGAATCCCATGTCGTGTTCCCCTTGTGGGAGGAGCTAGCGGAGGCCTTCAAGGACCGTGACGACATTGTCGTAGCTCGCATCGACGCCATGGCCAATGACATCAACATGTCGGTGCAGAGCTCCTATCCAGCCTTCTGCCTCTTCCCCGCACTCCACGCTGAGAGA GCAGTGTTTTACACGGGCAAGAGGAATTTGAAGGCCCTGCTCGCTTTCGTCCACGAGGAGATGGAGAAAGCAGCAATTGTCAGAGTAAAG gaagacgacGACAGGAAAAAGTACGTGGAGGCCATGAAAGCAGAAAAGGAGAAGACGGAGAGAAACACAACCAAGGATGAACTTTAG